The nucleotide window CGCCTCATCAGCACGGGCGTTCCGGTCTCGCTGTGCAGCAATCCGGCATCGCGCTCGTCGAGGATCACCGGGTCGAGGTAGAGCCGGATCGCGTCGATCGGTACTCCTCTGAGCTGCAGATACGGGAGGGTGACGAGGTCTTCGAGGTTCTCGTTCAGCAGGTCGGGGGCGGCTGCGAAGAGCACGACGTGCCGCTCGACCGACTGGGGCTCCTCGCGTACGTTCAGCTTGCGGCGGACCAGCTCCACTACGGCCGTGTCGGCGGAGGCGCCGGGGAGGGGCAGGACGGCGTCGGCGGCCCTGACGATCCGCGCGGAAACGACTTCGTGTCTGCCCGGTGCGCCCTTCGCGGCCGCCGCGGGGGTGACGAAGTTGAGCAGATTGATCTGCCGTGTCACATCCGCGACGAACGTTCCGTGGCGCCGCTGGCGGATTACCAGTCCCGCCTCTGCCAGGTCGTTGAGGACCCGTTGGGCCGTGGCACGACTGACGCCGTACTCGGTGCAGATGTCCATCTCGCTTGGCAGACGCGAGCCAGGCGGCAGGGCCCCGTCCCGGATCTTCGCTTCGAACTCTCGCCTGATCTGTACATAGAGTGGCACGGTCATGGTCAGACCGTACATTCAGTCAATTGACTGGTAAGAGTGAGCTGACCAGCCAGTTCTTCGGCGTCCGCGTTCTTGCGCGCGGGGCGCTGTCCCCGACCTGTCCCGCAACGCCGATGACGGTCGATCAGACCCGTCTCCACCGATTCGCTGAGGACACGCTGGGCCCGTAACGGCCGCTGCCGTTCCCCCGGTGGAGATCTTTTTCACCTGGCAGTCGAGCCCCAGTGGGCTGGGCCCTTGCCTGATTCGTCATGTCGGTCTCCCGCCTGATCTGCACGGCAACCTGCACCGTCCACTAGACCGTACAATCAGTCAATTGACCGGTCAATAGCTCGGTTCCGAGGATCTGCTCAGCAGCCACCTTTCTGGTAAGGCCAGTGCTCATAAGAACCGGACTGGCGGCGAGCCAGTACGAGGCGGCACGGACGAGGCGTCTCGGGCAGGAACGACCAGGCGCGTTCCACGCCGGACACCGGCACCCGCCCCCTCCCCGGCCCCGGGGGGCTGCGGCGTACCCGGGAACTGGAGGACGGCCCGATTCAGCAGAGTGTCGACGCATACCGTGACGAGAAGCCCCCGCACCCAACTGCCCTCCGAGGACAGGGGGCCCG belongs to Streptomyces graminofaciens and includes:
- a CDS encoding GntR family transcriptional regulator, which encodes MTVPLYVQIRREFEAKIRDGALPPGSRLPSEMDICTEYGVSRATAQRVLNDLAEAGLVIRQRRHGTFVADVTRQINLLNFVTPAAAAKGAPGRHEVVSARIVRAADAVLPLPGASADTAVVELVRRKLNVREEPQSVERHVVLFAAAPDLLNENLEDLVTLPYLQLRGVPIDAIRLYLDPVILDERDAGLLHSETGTPVLMRRRELRADDGSTIEVVTTLVRPGTAEFFLELPVPAM